Proteins from a single region of Methanoculleus horonobensis:
- a CDS encoding arsenate reductase ArsC — protein MKQRVLFIGTNNAARTQMAEGYLRARYGDRYEACSAGIAPTAPAPLAVRVMGEIEIDISEQQAKDLTLFDGKEMDYVVALCAGGVCPMFPWTKETIHVDFPDPGRATGTPDKVIAAYRRSRDAVTAWIDGRFG, from the coding sequence ATGAAGCAGAGAGTGCTCTTCATCGGCACGAACAACGCCGCCCGGACCCAGATGGCGGAGGGCTATCTCCGCGCCCGCTACGGCGACCGCTACGAGGCCTGCTCCGCCGGGATCGCCCCCACCGCACCCGCTCCCCTCGCAGTACGGGTGATGGGCGAGATCGAGATAGACATCTCAGAGCAGCAGGCAAAGGATCTCACGCTCTTTGACGGAAAGGAGATGGATTACGTCGTCGCGCTCTGTGCCGGGGGTGTCTGCCCGATGTTTCCCTGGACGAAGGAGACGATCCACGTCGACTTCCCCGACCCGGGCCGCGCAACCGGAACCCCCGACAAGGTGATCGCGGCCTACCGGCGGAGCCGCGACGCGGTAACCGCCTGGATCGACGGGCGGTTCGGGTAA
- a CDS encoding MBL fold metallo-hydrolase: MPVRWIASDATYANSFVYENVLIDAGVLPMAVQPYAAAIDTIVITHAHYDHIAHIKEIARLCGDAAVCIHEADAPGLADDARSLSMVFGARSPGIVADVLLHDGDRVGNLRVIHTPGHTAGGICLYAEAEKLLFSGDTVFTGGSFGRYDFPGGDRTALAASIERLGALDVEGLYPGHGEPVARGGGRHIAAAREALRFYG, translated from the coding sequence ATGCCAGTCCGGTGGATCGCGAGCGATGCGACCTACGCCAATTCGTTCGTTTACGAAAACGTCCTTATCGACGCGGGCGTTCTCCCGATGGCGGTGCAGCCCTATGCCGCCGCGATCGATACGATCGTCATCACCCACGCCCACTACGACCATATCGCCCACATCAAAGAGATCGCGCGGCTCTGCGGCGATGCGGCCGTCTGCATCCATGAGGCGGACGCGCCCGGCCTCGCCGACGACGCCCGGAGCCTCTCGATGGTCTTCGGGGCCCGCTCGCCCGGGATCGTTGCCGACGTTCTTCTCCATGACGGCGACCGGGTAGGGAACCTCCGCGTCATCCACACCCCCGGCCACACCGCGGGCGGGATCTGCCTCTACGCCGAGGCTGAAAAACTGCTCTTCTCCGGGGACACCGTCTTCACCGGCGGATCCTTCGGGCGTTACGACTTCCCGGGCGGCGATCGGACGGCGCTTGCGGCATCCATCGAGCGCCTCGGCGCCCTCGATGTCGAGGGGCTCTACCCCGGCCACGGCGAGCCTGTCGCCCGGGGCGGCGGGCGGCATATCGCGGCCGCC
- the thiC gene encoding phosphomethylpyrimidine synthase ThiC, with protein sequence MVLMHTLISACLRGVPPEVETIAREEDLPPHAAARAVARGRIVIPANPIRPHRLCAIGEGCRVRVNVNVGTSGTRCDEDLEVEKAKAALREGADALMDLSTGGDLVRIRQKILKLDAPVGTVPVYEAVRRAGSAADVDADLLFKVIREHCRQGVDFLTLHCGVNRDALASLKADPRTMGVVSRGGAFHVAMMAATGEENPLYAEYDYLLEVLAEHDVVVSLGDGMRPGALVDAGRLAKSTEYLTLGHLAKRALAAGVQRMIEGPGHIPADQVGYNVRMIKELTDGAPLYLLGPLVTDVAPGYDHVVGAIGGAIACMNGADFLCMVSPAEHLALPDVRDIVEGTRVAKIAAHVGSLSRAAAHTKNREIRMAEARRALDWEKQFEAALAPEEARRIHERDGEIETCSMCGDLCAVKMVRDILPVPEERMEP encoded by the coding sequence ATGGTTCTTATGCATACCCTGATCTCCGCGTGCCTGCGCGGGGTTCCCCCCGAGGTGGAGACGATCGCCCGGGAAGAGGATCTCCCGCCCCACGCCGCCGCCCGGGCCGTCGCCCGCGGCCGGATCGTCATCCCGGCAAACCCCATAAGACCGCACCGACTCTGCGCCATCGGGGAGGGCTGCAGGGTACGGGTCAACGTGAACGTCGGGACGTCGGGAACCCGGTGCGACGAGGATCTCGAGGTCGAGAAGGCGAAGGCGGCCCTCCGGGAGGGTGCGGACGCGTTGATGGACCTCTCGACCGGCGGCGATCTCGTCCGCATCCGGCAGAAGATCCTGAAACTCGATGCGCCGGTCGGCACCGTCCCCGTCTACGAGGCGGTCAGGCGGGCGGGGAGCGCGGCGGACGTCGACGCCGATCTCCTCTTCAAGGTCATCCGGGAGCACTGCCGGCAGGGCGTGGACTTCCTGACGCTGCACTGCGGCGTGAACCGCGACGCCCTCGCGTCGCTCAAGGCCGACCCCCGGACGATGGGCGTCGTCAGCAGGGGCGGGGCGTTCCACGTGGCGATGATGGCCGCGACGGGCGAGGAGAATCCCCTCTATGCCGAGTATGACTACCTCCTCGAGGTCCTCGCCGAACACGACGTCGTCGTGAGCCTCGGCGACGGGATGCGGCCGGGCGCGCTCGTGGACGCCGGCCGCCTCGCGAAGTCGACGGAGTACCTGACGCTCGGCCATCTCGCGAAGCGGGCGCTCGCCGCCGGGGTGCAGCGGATGATCGAGGGGCCGGGGCACATCCCGGCCGACCAGGTCGGCTACAACGTCCGGATGATCAAGGAACTGACCGACGGCGCTCCGCTCTACCTGCTCGGCCCGCTCGTCACCGACGTGGCGCCGGGCTACGACCACGTCGTGGGGGCGATCGGGGGCGCGATCGCCTGCATGAACGGCGCCGACTTCCTCTGCATGGTCTCGCCGGCCGAGCACCTGGCGCTGCCGGACGTTCGCGACATCGTGGAAGGGACGCGGGTGGCGAAGATCGCGGCGCACGTCGGGAGCCTCTCCCGCGCCGCCGCACACACGAAGAACCGCGAGATCCGGATGGCGGAGGCGCGGCGGGCGCTCGACTGGGAGAAACAGTTCGAGGCGGCGCTCGCTCCCGAGGAGGCGCGGCGTATCCACGAGCGCGACGGCGAGATCGAGACCTGCTCGATGTGCGGCGACCTCTGCGCCGTAAAGATGGTGCGGGATATCCTCCCGGTACCGGAAGAACGGATGGAGCCGTGA
- the purE gene encoding 5-(carboxyamino)imidazole ribonucleotide mutase gives MADVTVICGSVSDGAVAEKVFETLKEHGVAYDYKVISAHRDPERLDEYVKASDARVFIAIAGLSAALPGVIASKTKRPVIGVPVSGTLMGFDALLSIVQMPRGVPVACVGVDNGVNAALLAIRILEAGRD, from the coding sequence ATGGCAGACGTCACGGTTATCTGCGGTTCCGTCTCGGACGGCGCCGTCGCGGAGAAGGTCTTTGAGACCCTGAAAGAGCACGGCGTGGCCTACGACTACAAGGTGATCTCGGCGCACCGCGACCCGGAGCGGCTGGACGAGTATGTGAAGGCGAGCGATGCACGGGTCTTCATCGCGATCGCCGGACTCTCGGCGGCTCTCCCGGGAGTGATCGCCTCGAAGACGAAGCGGCCGGTGATCGGCGTCCCGGTGAGCGGGACGCTGATGGGCTTTGATGCCCTCCTCTCGATCGTCCAGATGCCGAGAGGCGTCCCGGTGGCCTGCGTCGGGGTGGACAACGGCGTGAATGCCGCCCTGCTCGCGATCCGGATCCTTGAAGCAGGGCGCGACTGA